In Drosophila simulans strain w501 chromosome X, Prin_Dsim_3.1, whole genome shotgun sequence, one DNA window encodes the following:
- the LOC27208333 gene encoding ankyrin repeat and LEM domain-containing protein 2 homolog: MSTYFGVYIPTSKAGCFEGSVSQCIGSIAAVNIKPSNPASGSASGASGSPSGSLQTGNTDDGSAATKYEDPDYPPDSPLWLIFTDKSKALDVLRHYKEARLREFPNLEQAESYVQFGFESIEALKRFCKAKPESKPIPIISASGYKSSTDNSCSSSPTGNGSGFIIPLGSNSSMSNLLLSGSPTSSPSNSIIANGRQQQLQQPQQPDVSGEGPPFRAPTKQELVEFRKQIEGGHIDRVKRIIWENPRFLISSGDTPTSLKEGCRYNAMHICAQVNKAKIAQLLLNTISDREFTQLYAGKKGSGKMCTALNISLLDYYLNMPDKGRGETPLHFAAKNGHVAMVEVLVSYPECKSLRNHEGKEPKEIICLRNANATHVTIKKLELLLYDPHFVPVLRSQSNTLPPKVGQPFSPKDPPADDCEGLNGDLAISALAGPMSREKAMNFYRRWKTPPRVSNNVMSPLTSSPFSSPVKVTPSKSIFDRSAGNSSPVHLGRRVLFSPLAETTNLLKRSMPNESEHNNNNVKPVYPLEFPATPIRQLKPDLFMAYRNNNSLDSPSLADDSQILDMSLSRSMNASLNDSLRERHIKNTDIEKGLEVVGRQLARQEQLEWREYWDFLDSFLDIGTTEGLARLETYFMEKTEHQADKSETVWNFAHLHQYFDSMASEQQQELRKDKNEAAAAASPSAGVMTPYTCVEKSLQVFAKRITKTLINKIGNMVSINDTLLCELKRLKSLIVSFKDDARFISVDFSKVHSRIAHLVASYVTHSQEVSVAMRLQLLQMLRSLRQLLADERGREQHLGCVCASLLLMLEQAPTSAVHLPDTLKTEELCCAAWETEQSCACLWDANLSRKTSRRKRTKSLRAAAAVQSQSLTHGQLQDTPGTTGSSALHASCTLGVGSASLGASGVVASPSKTDWRTQQSDIFFDCTNDSLPYESSSEDEENFHTPPQSLSPRISMDLEPRYQLFIFGNEPTKRDLDVLNAITNVDIDKETLPHVYAWKTAMESYSWAEMNLFPSPKNVKVQKLEPWYSGTSASHNSQPLLHPKRLLATPKLNSVVSGRRGSGPLTAPVTPRLARTPSAASIQVASETNGESVGSAVTPASPILSFAALTAATQSFQTPLNKVRGLFSQYRDQRAYNEGDTPLGDRN, translated from the exons ATGTCGACCTATTTCGGGGTCTATATCCCGACCTCCAAGGCGGGCTGTTTTGAGGGATCGGTATCGCAGTGCATCGGCTCCATAGCCGCGGTGAACATAAAGCCATCCAATCCGGCGTCTGGATCGGCATCAGGAGCATCGGGATCGCCATCCGGCTCCTTGCAAACGGGAAACACAGACGATGGCAGTGCTGCCACCAAGTACGAGGATCCCGACTATCCAC CGGACTCGCCACTGTGGCTGATCTTCACGGATAAATCCAAGGCGTTGGACGTCCTGCGACACTACAAGGAGGCTCGCCTCCGCGAATTTCCCAATCTGGAGCAGGCGGAGAGTTACGTTCAGTTTGGGTTCGAGAGCATCGAGGCTCTCAAGAGATTTTGCAAGGCAAAGCCCGAAAGCA agCCCATTCCGATAATCAGCGCTAGCGGTTACAAGAGCTCGACGGACAATTCGTGCTCCTCCTCGCCGACGGGTAACGGCAGTGGTTTCATCATTCCCCTAGGAAGCAATTCCTCAATGTCCAATTTACTGCTTAGTGGCTCACCGACTTCTTCGCCGAGCAACTCCATCATTGCCAATGGGCGACAGCAGCAGttacagcagccgcagcagccggATGTGTCCGGAGAAGGCCCTCCATTCCGGGCGCCCACCAAACAGGAACTGGTAGAGTTTCGAAAGCAGATCGAAGGTGGGCACATCGACCGGGTCAAGAGGATTATATGGGAGAATCCCCGATTTTTGATCAGCAGCGGTGATACGCCCACCAGTTTGAAGGAGGGCTGTCGCTATAATGCCATGCACATCTGCGCCCAGGTCAATAAGGCCAAGATCGCTCAGTTGCTGCTAAATACCATTTCGGATCGGGAGTTCACTCAGCTTTACGCTGGCAAGAAGGGCAGTGGCAAGATGTGTACTGCCCTCAACATCAGTCTCCTGGACTACTACCTGAACATGCCGGACAAGGGGCGCGGCGAAACACCGCTCCACTTTGCCGCGAAGAATGGTCATGTGGCCATGGTCGAGGTTCTCGTTTCCTATCCAGAGTGCAAATCGCTGCGGAATCATGAGGGCAAGGAGCCCAAGGAA ATCATCTGCCTGCGCAATGCTAATGCTACACATGTGACCATCaagaagctggagctgctcttgTACGATCCGCATTTTGTGCCCGTACTAAGATCCCAGTCAAATACACTGCCGCCAAAAGTGGGTCAACCGTTCTCGCCCAAAGATCCGCCG GCGGACGATTGCGAGGGCCTCAACGGGGACCTGGCAATCAGTGCGCTGGCGGGACCCATGTCCCGCGAAAAGGCCATGAACTTCTATCGCCGTTGGAAGACACCACCGCGGGTCAGCAACAATGTGATGTCGCCGCTGACTAGTTCACCATTTAGCTCGCCGGTGAAGGTAACGCCGAGCAAGTCGATCTTTGATCGAAGTGCTGGAAACTCGAGTCCAGTCCATTTAGGACGCAGAGTGCTCTTTAGTCCATTGGCGGAGACGACCAACTTACTAAAACGCTCAATGCCCAATGAGAGCGAgcacaacaataataatgtGAAGCCAGTGTATCCGTTGGAGTTCCCGGCCACACCCATTCGTCAATTGAAACCggatttatttatggcctaTCGCAACAACAATAGCCTTGATTCGCCATCTTTGGCCGATGACTCCCAAATCCTGGACATGAGCCTAAGCCGCAGCATGAATGCGTCGCTAAATGACAGCTTGCGTGAGCGCCACATCAAGAACACTGATATCGAGAAGGGTCTAGAGGTGGTCGGCCGCCAACTGGCACGACAGGAGCAGTTAGAGTGGCGCGAGTACTGGGATTTTCTCGATTCATTTTTAGACATTGGTACGACCGAAGGGCTGGCCCGCCTGGAAACGTATTTCATGGAAAAGACCGAACATCAGGCGGATAAATCAGAAACGGTCTGGAACTTTGCCCATCTGCATCAGTATTTCGATTCGATGGCCAGCGAGCAACAGCAGGAACTTCGAAAGGATAAAAATGAGGCTGCGGCAGCAGCTTCGCCATCCGCCGGAGTCATGACTCCATACACATGCGTAGAGAAGTCGCTGCAAGTGTTCGCCAAGCGCATCACTAAAACGTTGATCAACAAAATCGGCAACATGGTGTCCATCAACGACACGCTGCTCTGTGAGCTCAAAAGACTGAAATCGCTGATTGTCAGCTTCAAG GATGATGCCCGCTTCATTAGCGTGGACTTTAGCAAGGTGCATTCACGTATCGCCCACCTGGTGGCCAGCTATGTGACCCACTCGCAGGAGGTCAGCGTAGCCATGCGTCTCCAGTTGTTGCAGATGCTTCGAAGTTTGCGCCAACTGCTGGCCGACGAGCGCGGCCGAGAGCAGCATTTGGGCTGCGTGTGCGCTAGTCTATTGCTGATGCTGGAACAGGCACCGACCTCCGCCGTGCATCTACCAGACACTCTGAAGACCGAGGAGCTATGTTGCGCCGCCTGGGAGACGGAGCAGAGTTGCGCATGTCTGTGGGATGCAAATCTCAGCCGTAAGACCAGTCGTCGAAAGCGCACTAAGTCGCTGCGGGCAGCCGCCGCTGTTCAGTCTCAGTCGCTGACGCACGGTCAGCTTCAGGATACTCCGGGAACGACAGGGTCGTCCGCCTTGCACGCTTCGTGCACGCTAGGTGTGGGATCGGCCAGTTTGGGAGCATCAGGGGTCGTGGCGTCCCCTTCGAAAACTGATTGGCGCACTCAACAAAGCGACATCTTT ttcGACTGCACTAATGATTCGCTGCCTTATGAAAGCAGCAGCGAGGACGAGGAAAACTTCCATACGCCGCCGCAAAGCTTGTCGCCACGCATTTCCATGGATTTGGAGCCGCGCTACcagttgtttatttttgg AAACGAGCCAACCAAGCGGGATTTGGATGTGCTGAATGCCATTACCAATGTCGACATTGATAAGGAAACACTGCCGCATGTCTACGCCTGGAAGACTGCCATGGAGAGCTACTCCTGGGCTGAAATGAATCT CTTCCCATCCCCAAAGAACGTCAAGGTTCAAAAGCTGGAGCCTTGGTATTCAGGAACCAGTGCTAGCCACAACAGCCAGCCATTGTTGCATCCCAAGCGTCTGCTTGCCACGCCGAAACTGAATTCCGTGGTCAGCGGCAGACGTGGGTCCGGACCATTGACAGCGCCAGTTACGCCGCGTCTGGCCCGAACTCCGTCCGCCGCCAGTATTCAAGTTGCATCCGAAACGAACGGCGAGTCGGTCGGATCTGCCGTGACTCCGGCATCGCCGATTTTGAGTTTTGCCGCCTTAACGGCAGCGACGCAGTCATTCCAAACACCATTGAACAAGGTGCGCGGCTTGTTCAGCCAATATCGGGATCAGCGGGCCTATAACGAGGGGGACACGCCGCTGGGCGATCGGAACTGA